From one Microbacterium aurum genomic stretch:
- a CDS encoding MmcQ/YjbR family DNA-binding protein has translation MTHPLMFDDADPVLARVRAIALALPEAAEKITHGRPTFFTVKTFAFYGGSPRGEVGDRHDQAVLFHPDPADEPALRQDPRIWEPSYLWPHGWLAIDLDDDTDWYEIAELLDASYRASAPRRLVKLLDAR, from the coding sequence ATGACGCATCCGCTCATGTTCGACGACGCCGACCCGGTGCTCGCGCGCGTACGGGCCATCGCGCTGGCGCTCCCGGAGGCGGCCGAGAAGATCACCCACGGCAGGCCGACCTTCTTCACCGTCAAGACCTTCGCGTTCTACGGCGGATCGCCCCGCGGCGAGGTCGGCGACCGACACGACCAGGCGGTCCTCTTCCACCCCGATCCCGCCGACGAGCCGGCGCTGCGCCAGGACCCGCGCATCTGGGAGCCCTCCTACCTGTGGCCGCACGGCTGGCTCGCGATCGACCTCGACGACGACACCGACTGGTACGAGATCGCCGAACTGCTGGATGCCTCGTACCGCGCGAGCGCACCCCGCCGGCTCGTGAAGCTCCTCGACGCCCGCTGA
- a CDS encoding D-alanyl-D-alanine carboxypeptidase family protein, producing MTTSDAPPQSRRALREQGRSTGPVPQQDAGAHPPGDAEPAPETSPVIVSNREGRRALAWLDDDTVTALPAPGDLAGTQHPYAVVAPDLLARRPRRSPLRAGVIVPLLAVLGAAGAYAATTLLWPLHAVAPEVREIALQDLGAPASALTWPTEGSAAVGVAGISTTAASGAETAPIASISKLVTVLMILDELPLAVGEQGPSYTFTARDRTTYYSYLDNDESALNVPVGGSLTEYQMLQGILIGSAGNYTDRLASTVWPNDRVFAAAARAWLTRHNLPGITLVEPTGIDPANAADPASLITLARLALANPVVAEIVRTPSVELPGAGLVTNTNDLLTDPAVVGLKTGTLDGAYNLLAAKEVTIADTPVRVYAAVLGQPTDEARDGETARLLNDVAAEAAAPQVVPAGSLTGVVTTKWGATVNIVTDADAWVILWNGASGTVTTSIALGDARAANDAVGEVRVKGPLNATTTGLHLTADIPDPDPWWRLTHPLELFGLVD from the coding sequence GTGACCACGTCCGACGCGCCTCCGCAGTCGCGCCGCGCACTCCGCGAGCAGGGCCGCTCGACGGGACCCGTGCCGCAGCAGGATGCCGGCGCGCACCCGCCGGGCGATGCCGAACCAGCCCCGGAGACCTCCCCCGTCATTGTGAGCAACCGGGAGGGTCGGCGGGCGCTCGCGTGGCTCGACGACGACACCGTGACGGCGCTGCCCGCGCCGGGCGACCTCGCCGGCACCCAGCACCCGTACGCCGTCGTCGCGCCCGACCTTCTCGCGCGCCGCCCCCGCCGGTCGCCGCTGCGCGCCGGCGTCATCGTCCCGCTGCTGGCGGTGCTCGGCGCCGCTGGCGCGTACGCGGCGACGACGCTGCTCTGGCCGCTGCACGCCGTCGCCCCCGAGGTGCGCGAGATCGCCCTGCAGGACCTCGGCGCCCCGGCATCCGCCCTCACGTGGCCGACCGAAGGATCAGCGGCGGTGGGTGTCGCCGGGATCAGCACGACCGCGGCATCCGGCGCCGAGACGGCACCCATCGCGAGCATCTCGAAGCTGGTGACGGTGCTGATGATCCTCGACGAGCTGCCCCTCGCGGTCGGCGAGCAGGGGCCGTCGTACACGTTCACCGCTCGCGATCGCACGACGTACTACAGCTACCTCGACAACGACGAGTCGGCGCTGAACGTGCCCGTCGGCGGGTCCCTGACGGAATACCAGATGCTGCAGGGCATCCTCATCGGCTCGGCCGGCAACTACACCGACCGGCTGGCGAGCACGGTGTGGCCGAACGACCGCGTCTTCGCCGCCGCCGCCCGCGCGTGGCTCACGCGGCACAACCTGCCGGGCATCACGCTCGTCGAGCCGACGGGGATCGACCCCGCGAACGCCGCCGACCCCGCCTCGCTCATCACGCTCGCGCGTCTCGCGCTGGCGAACCCCGTCGTCGCCGAGATCGTCCGGACGCCGTCGGTGGAGCTGCCCGGCGCGGGCCTGGTCACGAACACCAACGACCTGCTCACCGATCCGGCCGTCGTCGGTCTGAAGACCGGAACGCTCGACGGCGCGTACAACCTGCTGGCCGCCAAAGAGGTCACGATCGCCGACACCCCGGTGCGCGTGTACGCGGCCGTGCTCGGCCAGCCGACCGACGAGGCGCGCGACGGCGAGACGGCACGGCTGCTGAACGACGTCGCCGCCGAGGCGGCCGCCCCGCAGGTCGTCCCCGCGGGGTCGCTCACGGGCGTCGTGACGACGAAGTGGGGCGCCACCGTGAACATCGTGACGGATGCCGATGCCTGGGTCATCCTGTGGAACGGCGCGAGCGGCACGGTGACCACCAGCATCGCGCTGGGCGACGCGCGCGCCGCGAACGACGCGGTCGGCGAGGTGCGCGTCAAGGGCCCGCTGAACGCGACGACCACCGGCCTGCACCTCACCGCCGACATCCCCGATCCCGACCCGTGGTGGCGCCTCACCCACCCGTTGGAGCTGTTCGGCCTGGTCGACTGA
- a CDS encoding SLC13 family permease has product MDPASWTFVILALAIVAFVSGRVPLAIVSIGVALALWATGVLTLGEAFSGFGDPTVLFIASLFVVSEALDATGVTAWLGHQVVARAGRGRGRLTLIVGMLAAGLSAFISINGAVAALLPVVVVVAVRAGLVPSKMLIPLAFAASAGSLLTLTGTPVNIVVSEAAAAAGGREFGFFEFALAGVPLVLLTVAVVVLGGGRLLPDRTPEHLGDLAPDPRAHAQLLRSSYAVDLDTGALFTADEGVAEVLVAPRSRLIGRTVYAGMTTRDESLVILAVRRGEDEGPNASRGTGVAGSLQLQAGDAVLVQGPWAALTRYTQSPDVIAVTPPQALQRAVPLGRGAKRALVVLGVMVVLLATGLVPAAVAGLLAAGALVLTRVLTIPQTYRSISWTTVILIAGMIPLSAAFIATGAADSVADFVLGIIGSASPHLALLVLCVLTMVLGQFISNVATVLVVTPIAVAIAQTLELSIQPFMMALTVAGAAAFLTPVATPANLMVLQPGGYRFGDYWKLGLPLMVVYLAVAVLYVPLVWPF; this is encoded by the coding sequence GTGGACCCGGCATCCTGGACCTTCGTGATCCTGGCGCTCGCGATCGTCGCGTTCGTCAGCGGCAGGGTGCCCCTCGCGATCGTCTCGATCGGGGTCGCGCTGGCGCTCTGGGCGACCGGGGTGCTGACGCTCGGCGAGGCGTTCAGCGGGTTCGGCGACCCGACGGTGCTCTTCATCGCGTCGCTGTTCGTCGTGAGTGAGGCGCTGGATGCCACCGGCGTGACCGCGTGGCTGGGGCATCAGGTGGTCGCGCGTGCCGGGCGCGGCCGGGGCCGCTTGACCCTCATCGTCGGGATGCTGGCGGCGGGGCTGTCCGCGTTCATCTCCATCAACGGCGCCGTCGCGGCGCTGCTGCCCGTCGTCGTGGTCGTCGCGGTGCGCGCGGGGCTCGTGCCCTCGAAGATGCTGATCCCGCTGGCGTTCGCCGCGAGCGCCGGGTCGCTGCTGACCCTGACCGGCACGCCCGTGAACATCGTCGTCTCCGAAGCGGCCGCGGCGGCGGGCGGCCGCGAGTTCGGGTTCTTCGAGTTCGCTCTCGCCGGTGTCCCTCTCGTGCTGCTGACGGTCGCGGTCGTCGTGCTCGGCGGTGGGCGACTGCTACCCGACCGCACCCCCGAGCACCTCGGCGACCTCGCCCCCGATCCCCGCGCGCACGCGCAACTGCTGCGCTCCAGCTACGCCGTCGACCTCGACACCGGCGCGCTGTTCACCGCCGACGAGGGCGTCGCCGAAGTGCTGGTCGCGCCGCGGTCGCGGCTGATCGGGCGGACGGTGTACGCCGGGATGACGACCCGCGACGAGAGCCTCGTCATCCTGGCGGTGCGCCGCGGTGAGGACGAGGGGCCCAACGCGTCGCGCGGCACCGGGGTCGCCGGAAGCCTCCAGCTGCAGGCCGGTGACGCCGTGCTCGTGCAGGGCCCCTGGGCGGCGCTCACCCGCTACACCCAGTCGCCCGACGTCATCGCGGTGACGCCGCCGCAGGCGCTGCAGCGCGCCGTCCCGCTCGGGCGCGGCGCGAAGCGCGCTCTGGTCGTCCTCGGCGTCATGGTCGTGCTGCTCGCGACCGGGCTCGTGCCGGCGGCGGTGGCCGGGCTGCTCGCCGCCGGAGCCCTCGTGCTCACCCGCGTGCTGACGATCCCGCAGACCTACCGGTCGATCTCGTGGACCACGGTCATCCTCATCGCCGGCATGATCCCGCTGTCGGCGGCCTTCATCGCCACCGGGGCGGCCGACAGCGTCGCCGACTTCGTGCTCGGCATCATCGGCTCCGCATCCCCGCATCTGGCGCTGCTCGTGCTGTGCGTGCTGACGATGGTGCTCGGCCAGTTCATCTCCAACGTCGCGACGGTGCTCGTCGTGACGCCGATCGCCGTCGCCATCGCGCAGACGCTCGAGCTCAGCATCCAGCCGTTCATGATGGCGCTCACCGTCGCCGGCGCCGCCGCGTTCCTCACCCCGGTGGCGACGCCCGCGAACCTCATGGTGCTCCAGCCCGGCGGGTACCGGTTCGGCGACTACTGGAAGCTGGGCCTGCCGCTCATGGTCGTCTACCTCGCCGTCGCGGTGCTCTACGTCCCGCTGGTCTGGCCGTTCTGA
- a CDS encoding ABC transporter ATP-binding protein yields the protein MASDGRPATPDAAARPAGIVARGWGWRYATRHAWAVQGVDLRIEPGERVLLLGASGAGKSTFLQGIAGVLGGADEGEAQGELLVDGMPAASVRGRAGMVLQDPDSQTILARVGDDVAFGCENLGVPRAQIWPRVRAALDAVGLDVPLDRPTAALSGGQKQRLALAGVVAMAPGVMLLDEPTANLDPAGVIEVQAAVGRVLAATGSTLVVIEHRVDVWLPLVDRVIVLGSPAGGGGILADGSPAAVLRDRAGELTAADVWVPGIRPAAPPPPTAAAGEVLLRAERLVVGRDAGTPAAGPLDLGLRAGEIVGIVGPNGAGKSTLGLTLAGLLPSVGGTVRAAESLAAGAEVRREGRRARRVRAGGGSRGGRGGRGRSGRAATSDPRDPFTWTSRSLLTRIGTVFQEPEHQLLAHTVRGELEVGPRELGIAESEIAARVDELLERLRLGPLAAANPYTLSGGEKRRLTVAAALATRPPVLVLDEPTFGQDARTWAELVAIIAALRDGADGSAPLGIAAITHDEQLLEALGARRFALGGAGEFPEGAA from the coding sequence GTGGCGTCCGACGGGCGCCCCGCGACGCCGGATGCCGCCGCCCGCCCCGCCGGCATCGTCGCGCGCGGCTGGGGCTGGCGGTACGCGACCCGGCACGCCTGGGCGGTGCAGGGCGTCGACCTCCGGATCGAACCGGGGGAGCGGGTGCTGCTGCTGGGCGCTTCGGGCGCGGGCAAGTCGACGTTCCTGCAGGGGATCGCGGGCGTGCTCGGCGGTGCCGACGAGGGCGAGGCGCAGGGCGAACTGCTCGTCGACGGCATGCCCGCGGCGTCCGTGCGCGGCCGTGCCGGCATGGTCCTGCAGGACCCCGACAGCCAGACGATTCTGGCGCGGGTGGGCGACGACGTCGCGTTCGGTTGCGAGAACCTCGGCGTGCCGCGCGCGCAGATCTGGCCGCGCGTGCGCGCGGCGCTCGATGCCGTCGGACTCGACGTGCCGCTGGACCGGCCGACGGCGGCGCTGTCGGGGGGTCAGAAGCAGCGTCTCGCGCTCGCCGGTGTCGTCGCGATGGCGCCCGGGGTCATGCTGCTCGACGAGCCGACGGCGAACCTCGACCCGGCCGGCGTCATCGAGGTGCAGGCGGCGGTCGGCCGGGTACTCGCCGCGACGGGGTCGACCCTCGTCGTGATCGAGCATCGGGTCGACGTGTGGCTGCCCCTGGTGGACCGGGTGATCGTGCTCGGCTCGCCCGCAGGCGGGGGCGGGATCCTCGCAGACGGGTCTCCCGCCGCCGTGCTGCGCGACCGGGCGGGCGAGCTGACCGCGGCGGACGTGTGGGTCCCCGGCATCCGCCCCGCCGCCCCACCTCCGCCGACGGCGGCTGCGGGCGAGGTGCTGCTGAGGGCCGAGCGGCTCGTCGTGGGGCGGGATGCCGGGACGCCCGCGGCCGGCCCGCTCGATCTCGGACTGCGGGCGGGGGAGATCGTCGGCATCGTCGGGCCGAACGGCGCCGGCAAGTCGACACTGGGCCTCACGCTCGCCGGGCTGCTGCCGTCCGTCGGCGGCACGGTGCGCGCCGCCGAGTCTCTCGCGGCGGGCGCCGAGGTGCGCCGTGAGGGGCGTCGCGCGCGTCGCGTGCGGGCTGGTGGGGGTAGTCGGGGTGGGCGGGGTGGCCGTGGTCGGAGCGGGCGCGCGGCGACATCCGACCCGCGCGATCCGTTCACCTGGACCTCACGATCGCTGCTCACCCGGATCGGCACGGTGTTCCAGGAACCCGAGCACCAGCTCCTCGCGCACACGGTGCGTGGTGAGCTCGAGGTGGGGCCGCGGGAACTGGGCATCGCGGAGTCGGAGATCGCCGCGCGGGTCGACGAGCTGCTGGAGCGGCTGCGGCTCGGGCCGCTGGCCGCCGCCAACCCGTACACGCTGTCGGGCGGCGAGAAGCGACGGCTCACGGTCGCGGCCGCCCTCGCGACGCGGCCGCCGGTGCTCGTGCTCGACGAGCCGACGTTCGGGCAGGATGCCCGCACCTGGGCCGAACTCGTCGCGATCATCGCGGCGCTGCGCGACGGCGCGGACGGCAGCGCGCCGCTGGGGATCGCGGCGATCACGCACGACGAGCAGCTGCTCGAGGCGCTTGGCGCGCGTCGGTTCGCGCTCGGCGGCGCGGGCGAGTTCCCCGAGGGTGCCGCGTGA
- a CDS encoding ECF transporter S component yields the protein MHASASPSPVRSHDASADAVSRADRYRWRVVDIVVASVIAVACAAVFLLWNVGYEGPSAILKPLLPGLQGLLAGPWLIAGVLGGLIIRKPGAAIYTETVAAVISALVGNQWGGPLTIVSGLVQGLGAEIVFLVFLYGVWRLPVAMLAGAGAGLACGINDRILWYPGADTLFTTVYISATTVSGAVIAGLGGWLIARALARTGALSRFAAGREAGVRV from the coding sequence ATGCACGCGTCTGCGTCCCCGTCCCCCGTCCGCTCTCACGATGCGTCGGCGGATGCCGTCTCGCGCGCCGACCGCTACCGCTGGCGCGTCGTCGATATCGTCGTCGCGAGCGTCATCGCGGTCGCCTGCGCCGCCGTCTTCCTGCTCTGGAACGTCGGCTACGAGGGGCCGTCGGCGATCCTGAAGCCGCTGCTGCCGGGCCTGCAGGGGCTGCTCGCCGGACCGTGGCTCATCGCGGGGGTGCTCGGCGGGCTCATCATCCGCAAGCCCGGCGCCGCGATCTACACCGAGACCGTCGCCGCGGTGATCTCCGCCCTCGTCGGCAACCAGTGGGGCGGACCGCTCACGATCGTGTCGGGACTCGTGCAGGGCCTCGGCGCCGAGATCGTGTTCCTGGTGTTCCTCTACGGGGTGTGGCGCCTGCCGGTCGCGATGCTCGCCGGCGCCGGCGCCGGCCTCGCGTGCGGCATCAACGACCGTATCCTCTGGTACCCCGGCGCCGACACGCTGTTCACGACGGTGTACATCTCCGCGACGACCGTCTCCGGCGCGGTGATCGCGGGCCTCGGCGGGTGGCTAATCGCCCGCGCGCTGGCCCGCACCGGTGCCCTCAGCCGCTTCGCCGCCGGGCGCGAAGCGGGCGTGCGCGTCTAG
- a CDS encoding energy-coupling factor transporter transmembrane component T family protein translates to MSPADGRGAVARLNPVAKFAAALLIALPLVVTVDAVSAGVALLLELPLVLSAGLAWRTFWLRTLPLWIGAPATALTIALYGEQSGDVLFEWLFVRVSEGSLALALAAFLRVLAIGLPAVVLFVTVDPTDLADGLAQIVRLPARFVLGALAGMRMLGLLADDWRALSLARRARGVADSGRVRRALGTAFALFVLAIRRGSALATAMEARAFGAPVRRTWARESRLGPGDVLLMLVGLAISLIALAVSIAVGAFNPIFGPR, encoded by the coding sequence GTGAGTCCCGCCGACGGACGCGGGGCCGTCGCGCGTCTGAACCCGGTGGCGAAGTTCGCCGCCGCGCTGCTGATCGCCCTCCCGCTCGTCGTCACGGTCGATGCCGTGTCCGCGGGCGTCGCGCTGCTGCTGGAGCTGCCGCTGGTGTTGTCCGCGGGGCTCGCCTGGCGGACGTTCTGGCTGCGGACGCTGCCGCTGTGGATCGGTGCCCCCGCGACGGCGCTCACGATCGCCCTGTATGGCGAGCAGAGCGGCGACGTGCTGTTCGAGTGGCTGTTCGTGCGGGTGAGCGAGGGGTCGCTCGCGCTGGCGCTCGCGGCGTTCCTGCGTGTGCTGGCGATCGGTCTGCCGGCGGTCGTCCTGTTCGTCACGGTCGATCCGACCGATCTCGCCGACGGCCTCGCGCAGATCGTGCGACTCCCGGCGCGCTTCGTCCTCGGCGCGCTCGCCGGCATGCGGATGCTGGGCCTTCTCGCCGATGACTGGCGTGCGCTGTCGCTCGCGCGCCGCGCCCGCGGTGTGGCCGACAGCGGTCGGGTGCGACGCGCGCTGGGGACGGCGTTCGCGCTGTTCGTCCTCGCGATCCGGCGCGGCTCGGCGCTGGCGACGGCGATGGAGGCGCGCGCCTTCGGTGCTCCCGTGCGCCGCACGTGGGCGCGGGAGTCCCGACTCGGCCCCGGCGATGTGCTGCTCATGCTCGTGGGGCTCGCCATCTCACTGATCGCGCTCGCCGTCTCGATCGCCGTCGGAGCGTTCAACCCGATCTTCGGCCCGAGGTGA
- a CDS encoding enoyl-CoA hydratase/isomerase family protein, with product MTDTVEPTVMARTERAIGHLTLNRPRAINALDLDMIEQLSAALDRWESDPDVELVLLDGAGDRGLCAGGDVRGLREQIVSGRTDDVAVFFRAEYALNARIAEYPKPIVAIADGVTMGGGVGLAGHAAVRVVTERSRLAMPETRIGFTPDVGGSWLLAHAPGRIGEYLALTGETMDAADAIYAGFADALVPSERLDDLRHALVDRADPATPAELVLLLDETPGPSRLRAARPWIDDAFAADTVTEIIARLRAHGEPAASDTADLLEQLAPTALTVTLAAVRRARKLPDLRTALAQEYGLVLWFAHTQPDLVEGIRAQLVDKTRDPRWQPAALADVAADLGAEALEWVPREPLWPAH from the coding sequence GTGACCGACACCGTCGAACCCACCGTGATGGCGCGCACCGAGCGCGCCATCGGACATCTGACGCTCAACCGTCCCCGCGCCATCAACGCGCTCGACCTCGACATGATCGAGCAGCTCTCGGCGGCGCTCGACCGATGGGAGAGCGACCCGGACGTGGAGCTCGTCCTCCTGGACGGCGCCGGTGATCGCGGACTGTGCGCCGGTGGGGACGTGCGCGGCCTCCGCGAGCAGATCGTCTCGGGGCGCACCGACGACGTCGCCGTGTTCTTCCGCGCCGAGTACGCGCTGAACGCGCGCATCGCCGAGTATCCGAAGCCCATCGTCGCGATCGCCGACGGGGTCACGATGGGCGGCGGCGTCGGTCTGGCCGGTCACGCAGCCGTCCGCGTCGTCACCGAGCGCTCCCGGCTGGCCATGCCCGAGACCCGCATCGGCTTCACGCCCGACGTGGGCGGGTCGTGGCTGCTCGCGCACGCCCCGGGCCGGATCGGCGAGTACCTCGCCCTCACCGGCGAGACGATGGATGCCGCCGACGCGATCTACGCCGGATTCGCCGACGCGCTCGTGCCGAGCGAGCGACTCGACGACCTCCGTCACGCGCTCGTCGACCGCGCCGACCCCGCGACGCCCGCGGAACTCGTGCTCCTCCTGGATGAGACGCCGGGGCCGTCTCGGCTCCGGGCGGCGCGGCCGTGGATCGATGATGCGTTCGCTGCGGACACCGTCACCGAGATCATCGCGCGCCTGCGCGCGCACGGCGAGCCGGCGGCATCCGACACCGCCGACCTGCTCGAGCAGCTCGCGCCCACCGCGCTCACCGTGACCCTCGCCGCCGTCCGCCGCGCCCGGAAGCTGCCGGATCTGCGGACGGCGCTCGCACAGGAGTACGGCCTCGTGCTGTGGTTCGCGCACACGCAGCCCGATCTCGTGGAGGGCATTCGCGCCCAGCTCGTCGACAAGACCCGTGACCCGCGCTGGCAGCCCGCGGCGCTCGCCGACGTCGCCGCCGACCTCGGCGCCGAGGCTCTGGAATGGGTGCCGCGCGAACCGCTGTGGCCGGCCCACTGA
- a CDS encoding J domain-containing protein — translation MFDSPLSASAYEVLGVAPDAADDDLRKAYRLRLRQTHPDTGGDAAAFVQVQRAWELVATPEARAAYDRGHGFGGTGYAPAGAAGGAEGAGGGGADGGWRPRTRSADTRPRARSFGQPGGWRRERYLTLMREWAGRGTELADPYDPALVRTAPRELRRLLADALAEETTARIVGDLGMGYTVWHDVAADPRDADLKLDHIVLGPSGLYALRSEDFGGPVRVRRGDLIGDGVTGAPVAEVVAAARAVARAARVKFSGAIVVLPDDDVVTAIDEIGRVRGLAVAIVARSALSTVLRRGLTGARDIGGNELFDIRTRLQQVVRFV, via the coding sequence GTGTTCGACAGTCCCCTCTCCGCGTCGGCCTACGAGGTGCTCGGTGTGGCGCCGGATGCTGCGGACGACGACCTCCGCAAGGCGTACCGCCTGCGGCTGCGCCAGACCCACCCCGACACCGGGGGCGACGCCGCCGCGTTCGTGCAGGTGCAGCGGGCGTGGGAGCTCGTCGCGACGCCCGAGGCCCGCGCCGCCTACGATCGCGGGCACGGCTTCGGCGGGACCGGCTATGCGCCCGCGGGCGCGGCGGGCGGAGCCGAGGGCGCCGGCGGGGGTGGCGCGGACGGGGGCTGGCGGCCGCGGACCCGGTCGGCCGACACCCGACCGCGGGCGCGGTCGTTCGGGCAGCCGGGCGGCTGGCGCCGCGAGCGGTACCTCACGCTCATGCGGGAATGGGCGGGGCGGGGGACCGAGCTCGCCGATCCGTACGATCCGGCGCTCGTGCGCACGGCGCCGCGCGAGCTGCGGCGCCTCCTCGCCGACGCGCTCGCCGAGGAGACCACGGCGCGCATCGTCGGCGACCTCGGCATGGGGTACACCGTCTGGCACGACGTGGCCGCCGATCCGCGGGACGCCGACCTCAAGCTCGACCACATCGTGCTCGGCCCGAGCGGGCTGTATGCCCTGCGCAGCGAGGACTTCGGCGGACCGGTGCGGGTGCGCCGAGGTGATCTCATCGGCGACGGCGTGACCGGGGCGCCGGTCGCCGAGGTCGTCGCCGCCGCGCGGGCGGTCGCACGGGCGGCGCGCGTGAAGTTCAGCGGGGCGATCGTCGTGCTGCCCGACGATGACGTCGTCACCGCGATCGACGAGATCGGTCGCGTCCGGGGACTGGCCGTCGCGATCGTGGCCCGCTCGGCGCTGTCCACGGTGCTGCGACGCGGACTCACCGGCGCCCGCGACATCGGCGGCAACGAGCTCTTCGACATCCGCACCCGCCTGCAGCAGGTCGTCCGGTTCGTCTGA
- a CDS encoding ATP-binding cassette domain-containing protein produces the protein MPATPEGHVLEFTDVIKRFGPVAAVDGLTARVEPGRVTGFLGPNGAGKTTSLRILLGLVSATSGSATIGGKRYAELDRPLQTVGAALEASSFHPGRTAANHLKVYAQAAGLPTARIDEVLGLVGLADAAGRKVGGFSLGMRQRLGLAYTLLGDPGVLVLDEPANGLDPEGIKWLRGFLGQLAREGRTVLVSSHMLAEVQQTVDALLIISRGRLVYEGDIAGLTVADDYATIVDSPDRAALAQALDAAGIAYEPVRTGFTVRGAEPAALGAVAAAAGVALSNLQRRGPALEEVFLDLVNGTRVHTPTQQQPAPAEEGDQR, from the coding sequence ATGCCCGCCACACCCGAGGGACACGTCCTCGAGTTCACCGACGTCATCAAGCGATTCGGACCCGTCGCCGCCGTCGACGGCCTCACTGCCCGGGTCGAACCGGGCCGCGTCACCGGCTTCTTGGGGCCCAACGGCGCCGGCAAGACGACGTCGCTGCGGATCCTGCTGGGACTCGTGTCCGCGACCAGTGGGAGCGCGACGATCGGCGGCAAGCGCTACGCCGAGCTCGACCGGCCCCTGCAGACGGTCGGCGCCGCGCTCGAGGCGTCGAGCTTCCACCCCGGGCGCACCGCGGCGAACCACCTCAAGGTGTACGCGCAGGCGGCGGGCCTGCCGACCGCCCGCATCGACGAGGTGCTGGGCCTTGTCGGCCTCGCCGACGCCGCCGGGCGGAAGGTCGGCGGGTTCTCGCTCGGCATGCGCCAGCGGCTGGGCCTGGCATACACCCTGCTCGGCGACCCCGGCGTGCTCGTCCTCGACGAGCCCGCCAACGGTCTCGACCCGGAGGGCATCAAGTGGCTCCGCGGATTCCTCGGGCAGCTCGCCCGCGAGGGCCGCACGGTGCTCGTCTCCTCCCACATGCTCGCCGAGGTGCAGCAGACGGTCGACGCGCTGCTGATCATCTCCCGCGGCCGCCTCGTCTACGAAGGCGACATCGCCGGTCTCACGGTCGCCGACGACTACGCGACGATCGTCGACTCTCCCGACCGCGCAGCGCTGGCCCAGGCGCTGGATGCCGCGGGCATCGCCTACGAGCCGGTGCGCACCGGTTTCACGGTGCGCGGTGCCGAGCCGGCCGCGCTGGGGGCCGTCGCCGCCGCAGCGGGGGTCGCCTTGTCGAACCTGCAGCGTCGCGGTCCGGCGCTGGAGGAGGTCTTCCTCGACCTCGTCAACGGCACCCGCGTGCACACTCCGACACAGCAGCAACCCGCCCCGGCAGAGGAAGGCGACCAGCGATGA